From Linepithema humile isolate Giens D197 chromosome 8, Lhum_UNIL_v1.0, whole genome shotgun sequence, one genomic window encodes:
- the LOC105668149 gene encoding uncharacterized protein has translation MASVTKDLKNLKVVELKEILKRKGLNTAGTKVELVKRLISIDPCGEWSRASEKEKTAMATGSGTADDAAIMNDARDDWMHQTEEASQYDEPEEVREIHQREIELYRREKELAEKELRLVQRELELLRMSRGNEVLPVNEATTSRTRGDRATDNASDASVPRTRVNITAMANLLREFNGRAEDFETWERQVCFLREAYELDDNLTKILMGTKLKGRALDWFHSKPDYIAMTSDELLAGLRGMFHHRPNKITLRRRFEDQTWKKGESFHDYVYEKFMLMVNRIAVNEDEILGYIIDGIPDMNLRNLARVQGFTTREEMLQAFDEILLEDRRYTTSSTTSKANDDGAKRKNNKSFKDNKDNKSEKKTASDKKENVSAKRCYNYGEKDHVSANCPSKENGIKCFECNERGHVVSDCPSKKKVTTNNCALTNSQPRKHSKDVLINDTPVQAIIDTGSGITIMRAD, from the coding sequence ATGGCTTCGGTAACGAAAGATctgaaaaatcttaaagtgGTCGAACTGAAGGAGATTTTAAAGAGAAAAGGTCTCAATACTGCGGGTACTAAAGTTGAACTAGTAAAGCGATTAATAAGCATTGACCCTTGCGGTGAGTGGTCACGCGCGagtgaaaaagagaaaacagcCATGGCAACTGGAAGCGGCACAGCGGATGATGCGGCCATAATGAACGACGCCAGAGATGATTGGATGCATCAAACAGAAGAAGCAAGTCAGTACGACGAACCGGAAGAGGTTAGAGAAATTCATCAGCGCGAGATCGAATTATATCGGCGAGAGAAGGAATTAGCGGAAAAGGAACTTAGGTTAGTGCAGCGCGAGCTCGAACTTTTGCGGATGTCACGAGGTAACGAAGTGCTGCCCGTTAACGAGGCGACAACATCGAGAACAAGAGGTGATCGAGCTACAGATAATGCATCGGACGCATCGGTGCCGCGAACAAGAGTAAATATTACAGCAATGGCCAATCTTCTTCGTGAATTTAATGGCCGAGCAGAGGATTTTGAAACATGGGAAAGACAGGTGTGCTTCCTGCGAGAGGCGTATGAGTTGGATGATAACCTGACGAAGATTCTAATGGGCACAAAATTGAAAGGACGTGCATTAGATTGGTTTCACTCTAAACCCGATTACATTGCGATGACATCCGATGAACTACTGGCTGGATTACGCGGCATGTTCCATCACCGACCAAATAAAATCACCTTACGACGACGCTTTGAGGATCAAACGTGGAAGAAAGGCGAGTCGTTCCACGACTATGTTTATGAAAAGTTCATGTTAATGGTCAACCGGATTGCGGTGAACGAAGACGAGATTCTTGGATACATCATCGATGGCATCCCGGACATGAATTTGAGAAACCTAGCTCGAGTCCAGGGCTTTACCACGCGAGAAGAGATGCTGCAAGCTTTTGACGAGATACTACTGGAGGATAGGCGATATACGACTTCATCAACGACGTCTAAGGCTAACGACGATGGTGCTAAGCgcaagaataataaaagttttaaagacAATAAAGACAATAAAAGTGAGAAAAAGACCGCGagcgataaaaaagaaaatgtgtcGGCTAAGCGTTGTTACAATTACGGCGAAAAGGATCACGTTAGTGCGAATTGTCCTTCGAAAGAGAATGGCATTAAATGTTTCGAGTGTAATGAGCGTGGGCACGTAGTTTCAGATTGTCCGAGTAAAAAGAAAGTGACGACGAATAATTGCGCGCTAACAAATTCTCAACCGCGTAAACATTCTAAAGACGTGTTAATAAACGATACTCCGGTGCAAGCAATTATTGATACGGGTAGTGGTATAACGATTATGCGAgccgattaa